The DNA region AGTCGAGGGAAGCCTTCATTCCGCCGCTCATTACCAGTGGCCCTCCACATCCGCTGATTTCGCCTCGGCCAGCTTGCCCGCGCGATAGAGATCAAGGGCCGTGGCAACGGTCGGCGCATCGGTGTTGTATATTTTGATTCCGGCCGCCACCAGGACACGAAATGCCTTCGGGCCACAATGCCCTGTCACGAGCGCATTTGCACCCAGTCTAGCCACGGCTTCCGCCGACTGGATCCCCGCCCCTTGCGCCGCGTTGAGGTTCTGCCGGTTGTCGATCACCTCG from bacterium includes:
- a CDS encoding NifB/NifX family molybdenum-iron cluster-binding protein, coding for MKIAFTTSGDDLNAPLDSRFGRAPKFLVYDLDNSTFEVIDNRQNLNAAQGAGIQSAEAVARLGANALVTGHCGPKAFRVLVAAGIKIYNTDAPTVATALDLYRAGKLAEAKSADVEGHW